Proteins co-encoded in one Vicia villosa cultivar HV-30 ecotype Madison, WI unplaced genomic scaffold, Vvil1.0 ctg.000567F_1_1, whole genome shotgun sequence genomic window:
- the LOC131629471 gene encoding UDP-glycosyltransferase 79B30-like, protein MDSSFSLHIAMYPWFAMGHQTAFLHLANKLAKKGHRITFFTPKTAQSKLEPFNLHPHLITFITITVPHVEGLPPNAETTADVPYPLQTHLMTAMDLTQPDIETHLTNLKPHVVFYDFTHWIPSVTKRLGIKALHYCTASSVMVGYTLSPARYFKGNNLTEFDLMEPPSGYPDSSIKLYHFEAKASAAKRKETFGSNVLFYDRQAISLNEADALGFRTCREIEGPYLGYIQKQFNKPVLTSGPVILEKPNSVLDENWSTWLGGFKTDSVVYCCFGSECVLRPNQFQELMIGLELTGMPYFAALKPPFGFATIEEALPEGFAERIKGRGVVYGGWVQQQLILEHPSVGCFITHCGSGSLSEALVNKCQLVLLPNFGDQILNARMMGNNLKVGVEVEKDEDGMYSKDSVCKAVRIVMDDENESSKKVRANHAKIREMLLNKDLESSYIDDFCNKLQEIVVEKN, encoded by the coding sequence ATGGATTCATCATTTTCTTTACACATAGCAATGTATCCATGGTTTGCCATGGGTCATCAAACTGCATTCCTTCACCTAGCTAACAAGTTAGCAAAAAAAGGCCACAGAATCACTTTTTTCACACCTAAAACAGCACAATCTAAGTTAGAACCATTCAATCTCCACCCtcacttaatcactttcatcACTATCACAGTTCCTCACGTTGAAGGTCTTCCTCCTAATGCAGAAACAACAGCTGATGTCCCTTACCCTTTACAAACACACCTCATGACTGCCATGGATCTAACACAGCCCGACATCGAAACTCATCTCACTAATCTCAAACCTCACGTTGTTTTCTACGATTTCACACATTGGATTCCATCTGTAACCAAACGTTTAGGTATCAAAGCCCTTCATTATTGCACTGCTAGTTCGGTTATGGTTGGTTACACTCTATCACCAGCTAGATATTTTAAGGGAAATAATTTAACAGAATTTGATCTCATGGAACCTCCTTCTGGTTACCCTGATTCATCCATCAAGCTTTATCATTTTGAAGCAAAAGCTTCTGCTGCTAAAAGGAAAGAAACTTTTGGTAGCAATGTTCTTTTCTATGACCGACAAGCCATTTCATTGAATGAAGCTGATGCATTGGGATTCAGAACTTGCAGAGAAATTGAAGGACCTTATCTTGGCTACATACAGAAACAGTTTAACAAACCGGTTCTTACTTCAGGACCTGTTATACTTGAAAAACCAAATTCTGTTTTGGATGAAAATTGGTCAACTTGGCTTGGTGGATTCAAAACAGATTCAGTTGTTTATTGTTGTTTTGGAAGTGAATGTGTTTTAAGACCAAATCAATTTCAAGAATTAATGATTGGTCTTGAGTTAACTGGTATGCCATATTTTGCAGCTTTGAAGCCACCTTTTGGTTTTGCAACAATTGAAGAAGCATTACCAGAAGGGTTTGCAGAAAGGATTAAAGGAAGAGGTGTTGTTTATGGTGGTTGGGTTCAACAGCAACTGATTTTGGAACATCCTTCTGTTGGGTGTTTCATTACACATTGTGGTTCAGGTTCTTTGTCTGAGGCATTGGTGAATAAGTGTCAATTGGTTCTGTTGCCAAATTTTGGTGATCAGATATTGAATGCTAGAATGATGGGAAATAACTTGAAAGTTGGCGTTGAAgttgagaaagatgaagatggAATGTATAGTAAAGATAGTGTTTGTAAAGCTGTGAGAATTGTGATGGATGATGAAAATGAAAGCAGTAAGAAAGTGAGGGCTAATCATGCTAAGATTAGAGAGATGTTACTTAATAAAGATCTTGAGTCATCTTATATTGATGATTTCTGCAACAAGCTTCAAGAGATTGTTGTGGAAAAGAATTGA